A genomic stretch from Anaerococcus mediterraneensis includes:
- a CDS encoding ribonucleotide-diphosphate reductase subunit beta: MDQSKKTEVSKRGIFNENGDIDLGKRKIIQGNTTNLNDFNNLKYSWTSDWYRQAMNNFWIPEEINLNQDIKDYRNLDQHEKRAYDMILSFLTYLDSIQTANLPNLQTYVTANEINLCLSIQTFQESIHSQSYSYILDTICSPEERTRILYLWKEDDHLLRRNEFIGDQYNEFLEKDDEFRFVKALIANYILEGIYFYSGFSFFYNLGRNGKMPGTVQEIRYINRDENTHLWLFRSIINDLKKERPDLFTDEAVDYYREMLKEGVRQEIEWGKYAIGDNIAGLSTQMIEDYIKYLGNLRAKGLGFEPLFEGHTEIPQAMKWVDEYSDPNAVKTDFFEAKVTAYSKSSIIEDDL, translated from the coding sequence ATGGATCAAAGCAAAAAGACAGAAGTTAGTAAGCGTGGGATTTTTAATGAAAATGGAGATATAGACCTTGGCAAAAGAAAAATTATCCAAGGCAATACCACAAATCTCAACGATTTTAACAACCTAAAATACTCTTGGACTAGCGATTGGTACAGGCAGGCTATGAATAATTTCTGGATACCAGAAGAGATAAACCTAAACCAAGATATAAAAGACTATAGGAACTTAGACCAGCACGAAAAAAGAGCCTATGATATGATCCTATCATTTTTGACATATCTTGACTCTATTCAGACAGCCAACCTACCAAACCTACAGACCTATGTGACAGCAAACGAGATCAACCTTTGTTTGTCAATCCAGACCTTCCAGGAGTCAATCCACTCCCAATCATATTCTTATATCCTAGATACAATCTGCTCTCCAGAGGAGAGAACAAGGATTTTATACCTATGGAAAGAAGACGACCATCTTTTGAGAAGAAATGAATTTATAGGCGACCAATACAACGAATTTTTGGAAAAAGATGATGAATTTCGTTTTGTAAAGGCCCTTATAGCCAACTATATCCTTGAGGGCATATATTTTTATTCTGGATTTTCCTTCTTCTACAACCTAGGTAGAAATGGCAAAATGCCAGGAACTGTCCAGGAGATCAGATATATAAACAGGGATGAAAACACCCACTTGTGGTTATTTAGGTCTATCATAAACGACCTAAAAAAAGAAAGGCCAGACCTCTTTACAGATGAGGCTGTAGACTACTACAGAGAAATGCTAAAAGAAGGCGTACGCCAAGAAATCGAATGGGGCAAATACGCCATAGGAGATAATATAGCAGGACTTTCTACACAGATGATAGAAGATTATATAAAATATCTGGGCAATCTCCGTGCCAAGGGACTAGGCTTTGAGCCACTCTTTGAAGGCCATACAGAAATCCCACAAGCCATGAAATGGGTAGACGAATACTCAGATCCAAATGCTGTAAAAACTGACTTCTTCGAAGCAAAAGTAACAGCCTACTCAAAATCATCAATAATAGAAGATGACCTATAA
- the larE gene encoding ATP-dependent sacrificial sulfur transferase LarE, producing the protein MNFDEKKYKLYQIIETLLEDKVILAFSGGVDSALILKIASSNKDLRKNIKAVFFKSLSTTDEELENAKSLARDFGVDFIVKEVDILTDPNIKTNAKDRCYHCKKMLFSKAIELKDEFSFAHVIDGTNTDDYKVYRPGLVALRDLGVISPLKEAGFDKKDVRSLAGELGISVAKKPSAPCLLTRFAYGDTIDYEKLRRVDQGEKFLKTFAFKNLRLRDHKGLARIEILPEDFKIIIDNKNKIIKTLKDLGFSYITLDLEGFRSGSMDEKLSDDDKKRWQLDGQ; encoded by the coding sequence ATGAATTTTGATGAAAAAAAATACAAATTATATCAAATTATAGAAACTCTCCTAGAGGATAAGGTCATCTTGGCCTTCTCTGGCGGAGTTGATTCGGCCCTTATTTTAAAGATTGCAAGTAGCAATAAAGACCTAAGAAAAAACATAAAGGCTGTTTTTTTTAAGAGCCTATCAACTACTGATGAGGAATTAGAAAATGCAAAATCTCTTGCCAGGGACTTTGGTGTTGATTTTATAGTCAAAGAAGTAGATATACTTACAGATCCAAATATAAAAACCAATGCCAAGGACAGGTGCTACCACTGCAAAAAAATGCTTTTTTCTAAGGCTATAGAATTAAAAGACGAATTTTCTTTTGCCCATGTCATTGATGGGACAAATACAGATGACTACAAGGTTTATAGGCCAGGCCTTGTTGCTCTCAGAGACCTAGGTGTTATCTCTCCCCTAAAGGAGGCAGGTTTTGACAAAAAAGATGTGAGATCCTTGGCAGGGGAGCTTGGTATAAGTGTAGCCAAAAAACCATCTGCCCCTTGTCTTTTGACCAGGTTTGCCTATGGAGATACCATAGATTATGAAAAACTAAGGAGAGTTGACCAGGGGGAGAAGTTTCTAAAAACTTTTGCTTTTAAAAACCTCAGACTTAGGGACCACAAGGGCCTTGCCAGGATTGAAATTTTGCCAGAAGACTTTAAAATAATAATAGATAATAAAAATAAGATCATAAAAACTCTCAAAGACCTGGGTTTTTCCTATATTACCTTGGACCTAGAGGGTTTTAGGTCTGGATCTATGGATGAAAAGCTCAGTGATGATGATAAAAAAAGGTGGCAGCTAGATGGACAATAA
- a CDS encoding V-type ATP synthase subunit E — MNNLELILESINSKASEEKNQILEAAQAEAKKIIEDSQKESKAEIDKIIEDAKKEAALIESNEALSSSRKARDIKIAAKNELIDRVLEKVYHSLKNLDRPQYKKFVTNRLKDFPNKNAQILLKEGMEYAFESGDLGGLSVSNETVDDGFLIKDGKVIYDNSFSSIIDYEKDDLKRIISKELFSEGTI; from the coding sequence ATGAATAATCTTGAATTAATATTAGAAAGCATAAATAGTAAGGCAAGCGAGGAAAAAAATCAGATATTAGAAGCCGCTCAGGCAGAGGCTAAAAAAATCATAGAAGACAGCCAAAAAGAATCTAAGGCAGAAATCGACAAGATAATAGAAGATGCCAAAAAAGAGGCAGCTCTTATAGAATCTAACGAGGCCCTATCATCATCAAGAAAGGCTAGGGATATAAAAATCGCAGCAAAAAATGAACTGATAGATAGGGTTTTAGAAAAAGTTTATCACAGCCTAAAAAACCTAGATAGGCCACAATACAAGAAATTTGTCACAAACAGACTAAAAGATTTCCCAAACAAAAATGCTCAAATCCTCCTCAAAGAGGGTATGGAGTATGCTTTTGAGTCTGGGGATCTTGGCGGACTAAGCGTGTCAAATGAGACAGTAGATGATGGTTTTTTGATAAAAGATGGCAAGGTAATCTATGACAACTCTTTTTCTTCTATCATTGATTATGAAAAAGATGACCTTAAAAGAATAATATCTAAAGAACTTTTTAGTGAAGGTACCATATGA
- a CDS encoding V-type ATP synthase subunit F, which yields MYKLGVIGDKDSVLAFKAIGIDVFTAIDREDAEKLVKKLADENYGVIFITESFAQMIQETIDKYRESMTPAIILIPSNKGSLGIGLADINRSVEKAVGANILD from the coding sequence ATGTATAAACTAGGAGTAATTGGCGATAAGGACTCGGTTTTAGCCTTCAAGGCCATTGGGATCGACGTTTTTACAGCCATTGATAGAGAAGATGCAGAAAAACTTGTAAAAAAACTGGCAGATGAAAACTACGGGGTGATTTTTATCACAGAATCATTTGCCCAAATGATACAAGAGACAATAGACAAATATAGAGAAAGTATGACTCCAGCCATCATCCTGATACCATCTAACAAGGGTTCACTAGGGATTGGCCTTGCTGATATCAACCGTTCGGTTGAAAAGGCAGTTGGAGCTAATATTCTAGATTAA
- a CDS encoding ribonucleoside-diphosphate reductase subunit alpha: MKIIKRDGSKVDFELDKIKRAIKKAFISVDSTIDDEKLTAIAKKIENTIREKLPKDHIVTVEEVQDLVELNLIDENYYREVKSFILYRAKHNMDRKIINDFAKYIYDKDLMEIIGRVQREFDSQRYPIESLYFKFESFTKAEMNDREILDAIIRAASELTSKEAPDWELIAARFLSYKINLAIKEAEERYELYDFKTKIKFLTENDLYGSYILENYTSEEIDELEAHLDYSRDDLFTYSGLDLVRKRYLIKNFEGQILERVQEMFMGIAMHLAIPEKNKIEFAKRLYDILSKLKATMATPTMTNARKPFNQLSSCFIETVPDTLKGIYRSITNFAEVSKHGGGMGLYFGKVRSNGSDIRGFEGVAGGVIRWIRLANDTAVAVDQLGVRQGAVAVYLDIWHKDIPEFLGLRTNNGDDRMKAHDVFPGVCVPDLFWREVRDNMEGDWHMFDPHEVEKKYGKAIEDTYGDEFEEFYHKLVNDKEISRRTMPIKDMVRLLIKSWSETGTPFIFNRDLVNKANPNKHEGIIYSSNLCTEIAQNMSPSETVSTEIVTEDGDVVIVNKTKPGDFVECNLASLTLGKLDVNNEKELEETVRTVVRALDNVIDLNYYPTPYAEVTNKKYRAIGLGTSGYHHMLVANDIRWSDEKAHGEFVDRVYEDINYYAIKESMEIAKEKASYKVFEGSDWENGSYFTDRNYTSDRWVALAKEVRENGLRNGYLMAIAPTGSTSIISGTSAGVDPIMSRYFLEEKKGAIVPRVAPGLTTKTFWLYENAHDIDQNISMRMAGVRQRHLDQAQSVNIYITTEYTMRQILNVYLTAWESGVKSIYYVRGKSLEVEECDTCSA; this comes from the coding sequence ATGAAGATAATAAAAAGAGATGGATCAAAGGTTGATTTTGAATTAGATAAAATAAAAAGGGCCATTAAAAAGGCCTTTATTTCTGTCGACTCAACCATAGATGATGAAAAACTGACAGCTATTGCCAAAAAAATTGAAAATACTATAAGGGAGAAATTGCCCAAAGATCACATAGTAACAGTCGAGGAGGTCCAGGACCTGGTAGAGCTTAACCTAATCGATGAAAACTACTACAGAGAGGTCAAATCCTTTATCCTCTACAGGGCAAAACACAACATGGATAGGAAGATCATAAATGATTTTGCCAAATATATCTATGACAAGGACCTAATGGAGATCATCGGTAGGGTCCAAAGAGAGTTCGACAGTCAGAGATACCCTATAGAAAGTCTGTATTTTAAATTTGAATCCTTCACCAAGGCTGAGATGAATGATAGGGAAATCCTTGATGCCATAATCCGTGCAGCAAGTGAGCTTACCAGCAAGGAAGCTCCAGATTGGGAGCTGATCGCAGCTAGGTTTTTATCCTACAAGATAAATCTAGCTATAAAAGAAGCCGAAGAACGCTACGAGCTTTATGATTTCAAGACAAAGATCAAATTTTTGACAGAAAATGACCTTTATGGGTCATATATCCTAGAAAACTACACATCAGAAGAGATTGACGAGTTAGAAGCTCACTTAGACTATTCTAGGGATGATCTTTTCACCTACTCAGGCCTGGACTTAGTTAGGAAAAGATACCTTATAAAAAACTTTGAAGGCCAAATCCTAGAAAGGGTACAGGAGATGTTTATGGGCATAGCCATGCACCTGGCTATACCAGAAAAAAATAAGATAGAATTTGCAAAAAGACTTTATGATATCTTATCAAAGCTAAAGGCAACCATGGCAACTCCTACCATGACCAACGCCAGAAAACCATTTAACCAGCTATCATCTTGCTTTATAGAAACTGTGCCAGATACCCTAAAGGGGATCTACCGTTCTATAACAAACTTTGCCGAAGTTTCTAAACACGGGGGAGGCATGGGTCTGTATTTTGGCAAGGTAAGATCAAACGGATCTGATATTCGTGGTTTTGAGGGAGTTGCCGGTGGAGTTATCCGCTGGATAAGACTTGCCAATGATACTGCTGTAGCTGTAGACCAGCTTGGAGTTCGCCAAGGAGCTGTTGCGGTTTATCTTGATATCTGGCATAAGGATATACCAGAGTTTTTAGGCCTTAGGACCAACAACGGTGATGATAGGATGAAGGCCCACGATGTATTCCCAGGAGTATGTGTCCCAGATCTTTTCTGGAGAGAAGTCAGGGACAATATGGAGGGCGACTGGCATATGTTTGACCCACACGAGGTTGAGAAAAAATATGGCAAGGCCATAGAGGACACCTACGGGGATGAATTTGAGGAATTTTATCACAAACTTGTAAATGACAAGGAGATTTCAAGGAGAACTATGCCTATAAAAGATATGGTTAGGCTTCTTATAAAATCTTGGTCAGAAACGGGGACTCCTTTTATCTTTAATAGAGACCTAGTCAACAAGGCCAATCCAAATAAGCATGAGGGAATTATCTATTCATCAAACCTCTGCACAGAGATTGCCCAAAACATGAGCCCATCAGAAACTGTATCGACAGAGATAGTCACAGAAGATGGGGATGTTGTCATAGTCAATAAAACAAAACCAGGGGACTTTGTAGAATGCAACCTAGCAAGTCTGACCCTAGGAAAACTAGATGTCAATAACGAAAAAGAACTAGAAGAGACAGTCAGAACTGTAGTTAGGGCCCTAGACAATGTTATAGATTTAAATTATTATCCAACCCCATATGCAGAAGTCACCAACAAAAAATACAGAGCTATAGGCCTTGGTACATCTGGCTACCACCATATGCTAGTGGCTAATGACATCAGATGGTCAGATGAAAAAGCCCACGGAGAATTTGTAGATAGGGTTTATGAAGATATAAACTACTATGCTATAAAAGAATCTATGGAAATAGCCAAGGAAAAAGCCTCTTACAAGGTTTTTGAAGGCAGTGACTGGGAAAATGGGTCCTACTTTACAGATAGGAACTACACCAGCGACAGGTGGGTAGCTTTGGCTAAAGAAGTAAGGGAAAATGGGCTTAGAAATGGTTATCTCATGGCCATAGCTCCGACAGGATCTACATCTATAATCTCTGGAACCTCAGCAGGTGTAGACCCAATCATGAGCCGTTATTTCCTAGAAGAAAAAAAGGGAGCTATTGTCCCAAGAGTGGCACCAGGACTTACAACCAAAACATTTTGGCTATATGAAAACGCCCACGATATAGACCAAAATATATCCATGCGTATGGCAGGAGTAAGACAAAGACACCTTGACCAGGCCCAATCTGTAAATATCTATATAACAACAGAATACACCATGAGGCAGATTTTAAATGTCTATCTAACAGCTTGGGAAAGTGGAGTAAAGAGTATCTACTATGTCAGAGGCAAGAGCCTAGAAGTAGAAGAATGCGATACTTGCTCAGCATAA
- a CDS encoding V-type ATP synthase subunit C, producing MKREDFIAASTSTRIYEEDLLNKRDFERLVDYESLKEVLNALNDSSYGKNIGELARDEEYEIILSKELKRVYEKIRDITPDDALTDYLLEKYNFHNLKVLAKEIIQETDYRNIYSPMANVDTDYIKRQILKTTEDGFDFTADPKAEDGRKIYLSYAEKAIKAYEDSKDPAMIDISLDKSYYERELDLAEKTGMESLISYTKESIDLVNIKTLLRIKSQNLSADDLDKSVIDGGNIDKKDIVSMFSSSIEEILIKTSTYKINPYLVKALDKDKDFNSKLLDLEKAIDDHFLDFAKAAKSVTYGPEVLLAYIIAKEEEIKNLRIIFISKLNSLDKGFTRERLRETYV from the coding sequence ATGAAAAGAGAAGATTTCATAGCAGCTTCAACCTCGACTAGGATATACGAAGAAGACCTACTAAATAAGAGAGATTTTGAAAGACTTGTTGACTATGAAAGCCTAAAAGAAGTACTAAATGCCCTAAATGACTCATCCTATGGCAAAAATATAGGAGAGCTAGCTAGGGATGAAGAGTATGAAATTATTTTATCTAAAGAATTAAAAAGAGTTTACGAAAAAATTAGAGATATAACACCAGATGATGCCTTGACTGATTATCTTTTGGAAAAATATAATTTCCACAACCTCAAGGTCCTAGCAAAAGAGATAATCCAAGAAACAGACTATAGAAATATCTATTCTCCAATGGCAAATGTGGATACAGACTATATAAAAAGACAAATCCTAAAAACAACAGAAGACGGATTTGATTTTACAGCCGATCCAAAGGCAGAAGATGGTAGAAAAATCTACCTATCATATGCAGAAAAGGCTATAAAAGCCTACGAAGATAGCAAAGATCCTGCCATGATAGATATATCCCTGGATAAGTCTTATTATGAAAGAGAGCTAGACCTTGCAGAAAAAACTGGCATGGAAAGTTTGATCTCTTATACAAAAGAGTCAATAGACCTTGTAAATATAAAGACCTTGCTTAGGATAAAAAGCCAAAACCTAAGTGCTGATGATCTTGACAAATCAGTCATAGATGGGGGAAACATAGATAAAAAAGATATTGTTTCTATGTTCTCATCATCTATTGAGGAGATTTTAATAAAGACATCAACCTACAAGATCAATCCTTACCTAGTCAAGGCTTTGGATAAGGACAAGGACTTTAATAGCAAACTTTTGGATTTAGAAAAGGCTATTGATGATCACTTCCTAGATTTTGCAAAAGCAGCCAAGTCTGTAACATACGGACCAGAAGTCCTACTAGCTTATATCATAGCCAAGGAAGAAGAGATCAAAAACCTAAGGATAATCTTTATCTCTAAGCTCAATTCACTTGATAAAGGCTTTACAAGGGAAAGGTTAAGAGAAACTTATGTATAA
- a CDS encoding RDD family protein → MEDRKIFEQKDFKYAYSSFGLRFLAYIIDMMVISAIFTIVKSFFPTDMSLGFLGLEFFPRLNMLISLGYFTITSLLTGGQSLGKIITGLRVVSIDGEKLSTSQILIREIAGRYMQNKFMVLYLFALFTPKKQSFIDLFVDTAVVKESAVNELYGYEF, encoded by the coding sequence ATGGAAGATAGAAAAATATTTGAGCAAAAAGATTTCAAATATGCCTATTCATCCTTTGGCCTTAGGTTTTTGGCCTATATCATAGATATGATGGTCATATCTGCGATTTTTACTATAGTCAAAAGTTTTTTCCCAACTGATATGAGTCTTGGATTTTTGGGACTAGAATTTTTCCCAAGACTAAATATGCTCATAAGTCTAGGATATTTTACCATCACAAGTCTACTAACAGGAGGTCAATCCCTAGGCAAGATCATAACAGGTCTTAGGGTTGTATCAATAGATGGAGAAAAACTTTCTACAAGTCAAATTTTGATCAGGGAAATAGCTGGTAGGTATATGCAAAATAAATTTATGGTCCTATACTTATTTGCACTTTTCACACCAAAAAAGCAAAGTTTTATAGATCTTTTTGTAGATACAGCAGTTGTCAAAGAATCAGCAGTAAATGAATTATATGGATACGAATTTTAA
- a CDS encoding V-type ATP synthase subunit I, translating to MAIVKMNKFNLLAFKDKREDLLDILQNFNYVHFNDLEKNEDMSYLKEVTNSEKLQGLEESLSKLEYTIETVKKYSSSDKKDDLKRLDLTQVYTASENFDFDLIYDKLIGLVKQRDDLVEDKQDADQKIEDLTPWKDIDLDINDLYKSKRAYIETGSISSQFYEDLKKSLVEKNLDECLVYRLSEKDKISYIVAISSLDQEEEFKEVLREFGFARISIKSEKSVGESLDTEKKRSNTLNAEIKKLENEIGSLDKYTDDFYLYESYLENEKKKQESAEFFLKTASMDVIEGYIPETMTDRFKNDLDGLLDNKYVLEINEADRDDPKVPIILENNKIVEPYESVVETYALPKYNEFDPSTLVAIFYTIFTGFMIGDLGYGLLGVIGTILALKMKDFPKSTEKMVKLFLGISLSACVFGFIFGSVFGGIIDVPFGWIDTQNDINTLIAISIVIGGFALFISLAMKGYMYIRDGKPMDAVYDVLFWYMAVGGPIFYVLSKNKIGLYLMAIGMVGIVLFAGRENKSVGARIGSGVYDLYGITSWVGDFVSFLRLMALVLSGGFVAYAVNVIVKMLFGAGIGGIIGGIIVFVVFQLFNMFLSYLSAYVHSLRLIYVEMFNKFYEGGGVKFREMLEDTKKILINRGERK from the coding sequence ATGGCGATAGTTAAGATGAACAAGTTCAATCTTCTCGCCTTCAAAGACAAGCGAGAGGACCTTCTTGATATTCTTCAAAACTTTAACTACGTGCATTTTAACGACCTAGAAAAAAACGAAGATATGTCCTATCTAAAAGAGGTTACAAACTCAGAAAAACTCCAAGGCTTGGAGGAGTCCTTATCAAAGCTAGAATATACTATAGAAACTGTCAAAAAATATTCAAGCTCTGATAAAAAAGATGACCTAAAAAGGCTCGATCTGACTCAGGTCTACACTGCAAGTGAAAATTTTGATTTTGACCTTATCTATGACAAGCTAATAGGCCTTGTCAAACAAAGAGATGACTTGGTCGAAGATAAGCAAGATGCGGATCAAAAAATCGAGGATTTGACTCCATGGAAGGATATAGACCTAGATATAAATGATCTTTATAAGTCTAAAAGGGCCTATATAGAGACAGGGTCGATCTCAAGTCAGTTTTATGAAGACCTAAAGAAAAGTTTGGTTGAAAAAAACCTCGACGAATGCTTAGTTTATAGGCTAAGTGAAAAGGATAAGATAAGCTATATAGTAGCTATTTCATCCTTGGACCAAGAAGAAGAATTCAAAGAAGTTTTAAGGGAGTTCGGTTTTGCACGAATCTCCATAAAATCAGAAAAAAGTGTAGGAGAAAGTCTAGACACAGAAAAGAAAAGATCAAACACACTAAATGCTGAGATAAAAAAGCTAGAAAATGAGATAGGATCTCTTGATAAATACACAGATGATTTCTACCTTTACGAATCCTACCTAGAAAATGAAAAGAAAAAGCAAGAAAGTGCAGAATTTTTCCTAAAGACTGCTTCAATGGATGTCATAGAAGGATATATACCAGAGACTATGACAGATAGGTTTAAAAATGACCTAGATGGACTACTGGATAATAAATATGTCCTAGAAATAAATGAAGCAGACAGGGATGATCCAAAAGTACCAATTATTTTAGAGAACAATAAGATAGTTGAACCTTACGAATCAGTTGTAGAAACCTATGCCCTACCAAAATACAACGAGTTTGATCCATCAACACTTGTTGCTATATTTTATACTATATTTACTGGTTTTATGATAGGAGACCTAGGTTATGGACTTCTAGGGGTTATCGGTACAATCCTAGCCCTAAAAATGAAAGATTTTCCAAAATCTACAGAAAAAATGGTCAAGCTATTTTTGGGTATTTCCCTATCAGCTTGTGTATTTGGTTTTATCTTTGGTTCAGTCTTTGGTGGCATCATAGATGTACCATTTGGCTGGATTGATACACAAAATGACATCAATACACTTATAGCAATAAGTATAGTCATAGGTGGTTTTGCCCTATTTATATCCTTAGCTATGAAAGGCTATATGTATATCAGAGATGGCAAACCTATGGATGCAGTATATGATGTACTATTCTGGTATATGGCAGTTGGAGGACCAATTTTTTATGTCCTAAGCAAAAACAAAATTGGTCTTTACCTAATGGCTATCGGCATGGTCGGTATAGTTTTATTTGCAGGTAGGGAAAACAAATCTGTTGGAGCAAGGATAGGCTCAGGTGTCTATGATCTTTATGGTATCACATCTTGGGTTGGAGATTTTGTATCCTTCCTTAGACTAATGGCCCTTGTCTTATCAGGTGGCTTTGTAGCCTACGCAGTAAACGTAATCGTAAAAATGCTTTTTGGGGCAGGTATTGGGGGCATCATTGGAGGAATCATAGTTTTTGTAGTTTTCCAATTGTTTAATATGTTCCTATCCTACTTGTCAGCCTACGTCCACAGTCTAAGACTGATCTATGTAGAAATGTTTAACAAATTCTACGAGGGCGGCGGTGTTAAGTTTAGAGAAATGTTAGAAGATACTAAAAAAATATTAATTAATAGAGGAGAAAGAAAATGA
- a CDS encoding V-type ATP synthase subunit K, with product MTEFLVQNGGIVFGVLAMALATLLSGMGSAKGTGMAGEAAAALTVEQPEKFGKVLVLQLLPGTQGLYGFAIAFFIMGKLNADMSLADGLYLLMAALPVAIVGYFSAVKQSKVAIAGINILAKNEPEFVKGMIYAVMVELYAILGFVISLLLVLRF from the coding sequence ATGACAGAATTTTTAGTTCAAAACGGCGGTATTGTATTTGGAGTATTGGCAATGGCCTTAGCTACCCTCCTATCAGGTATGGGTTCTGCAAAGGGAACAGGTATGGCAGGTGAAGCTGCAGCAGCTCTTACAGTAGAACAACCAGAAAAATTTGGTAAAGTACTAGTTTTACAACTTTTGCCAGGTACACAAGGTCTTTATGGATTTGCTATTGCCTTCTTTATCATGGGCAAACTAAATGCAGATATGAGCCTAGCAGATGGTTTGTACCTACTAATGGCAGCCCTACCAGTAGCTATAGTTGGTTACTTCTCAGCTGTAAAACAATCTAAGGTAGCTATAGCAGGTATCAATATCCTAGCTAAAAACGAACCAGAATTCGTTAAGGGTATGATTTATGCAGTAATGGTTGAGCTTTACGCAATCCTAGGATTTGTTATTTCGCTACTACTTGTTCTAAGATTTTAG
- a CDS encoding phage holin family protein, whose product MFFKKSSSKKERREVLLVLFIANAISLYLMSRFISHISFDKSSALVFTAIALTILQRIVEPILRFFAFPITFLTLGLFSLVISAFVLYLAFKFVEGAHIDSHLFSLVFASIVLSIVSSIILKVIS is encoded by the coding sequence ATGTTTTTTAAAAAAAGTTCTTCCAAGAAAGAAAGGAGAGAAGTTTTGTTAGTTTTATTTATTGCAAATGCCATATCGCTTTATCTTATGAGCCGATTTATCAGCCACATCAGCTTTGATAAATCATCTGCTCTTGTATTTACAGCTATTGCACTTACCATTTTACAGAGAATTGTAGAGCCTATACTTAGGTTTTTTGCCTTCCCAATCACATTTTTGACCCTGGGACTATTTTCCCTAGTCATATCCGCCTTTGTCTTGTACTTGGCCTTTAAATTTGTGGAGGGAGCTCATATCGATTCCCACTTATTTAGCTTGGTTTTTGCATCTATAGTTTTATCAATTGTGTCATCTATAATTTTGAAAGTAATATCCTAG
- the sppA gene encoding signal peptide peptidase SppA: MKNSAKRWIAVGLALLLLLASAFMKDAGEKQEAKGINYLKEMGKASLFEEDIIQGTNSSQKIRKIALNGTIQGDDNNQFVIDQLKKAGEDPTTSGVILTVNSPGGSVYISEQIAKEIKKLKEKQIPVYSVMEELAASGGYYISAPTDRIYASNETLTGSIGVIMGGRSFEGLFEKYGIKEQNIKSGKMKDTGTMGRDMNDEEKAYLQGLVDSAFGRFVKIVAEGRNMSEAEVRKIADGRVYDGAQALKIGLVDKIGDFEMALADMTEENNLSDPQVVENTFANITWRSLFQKVEDLKKGSSDLAILKELMEENTQKPMYIYGGAYGR; encoded by the coding sequence ATGAAAAATAGCGCTAAAAGATGGATAGCAGTAGGGCTTGCTCTTTTGCTCTTATTAGCATCAGCCTTTATGAAGGATGCAGGAGAAAAACAAGAAGCAAAGGGGATTAATTACCTAAAAGAAATGGGAAAAGCCAGTCTTTTTGAGGAGGATATAATCCAAGGCACAAACTCTAGCCAAAAGATTAGAAAAATTGCCCTAAATGGTACTATCCAAGGAGATGACAACAACCAGTTTGTTATAGACCAGCTAAAAAAAGCTGGAGAAGACCCTACAACAAGCGGGGTGATTTTGACAGTCAATTCTCCTGGTGGATCTGTTTATATTTCTGAGCAAATTGCCAAAGAGATCAAAAAGCTAAAGGAAAAACAAATCCCAGTTTATTCTGTCATGGAAGAGCTAGCCGCATCTGGAGGCTACTATATATCAGCACCTACAGATAGGATCTACGCATCAAATGAAACCCTAACTGGGTCTATTGGTGTAATCATGGGTGGCAGGTCTTTTGAGGGCCTTTTTGAAAAATACGGTATAAAAGAACAAAATATCAAATCAGGCAAGATGAAGGACACTGGAACTATGGGTCGTGACATGAATGACGAAGAAAAAGCCTACCTCCAAGGCCTAGTAGATTCAGCCTTTGGCCGTTTTGTAAAAATAGTAGCAGAAGGTAGAAATATGTCTGAGGCAGAAGTTAGAAAAATCGCTGACGGTAGGGTCTATGACGGAGCTCAGGCTCTTAAAATTGGCCTAGTAGATAAGATCGGAGATTTTGAGATGGCTTTGGCAGATATGACAGAGGAAAATAATCTTTCTGACCCACAAGTTGTAGAAAATACTTTCGCTAACATCACTTGGAGAAGCCTATTTCAAAAGGTAGAAGACCTTAAAAAAGGATCATCAGACCTAGCTATACTCAAAGAGCTCATGGAAGAAAATACCCAAAAACCAATGTATATATACGGAGGAGCCTATGGAAGATAG